One Gordonia sp. SID5947 genomic region harbors:
- a CDS encoding potassium channel family protein yields the protein MSDNSTGAARGLPERIGRRQIAKAIIRPIAAAVILLFGYFLLPIGKESSANLVGLIVGAALLIAFCAWEIRHFVHSDYPIATAVEMLVAIAALYIVAFATAYFLFSEYADGSFNAHLTRIDALYFCLTVFTTTGFGDIAADSQAARVAVSIQMASTLVLLGLGLRFLNVLVTARARR from the coding sequence TTGAGCGACAACTCGACCGGCGCGGCACGCGGGTTGCCGGAGCGGATCGGGCGGCGACAGATCGCGAAGGCGATCATCCGCCCGATCGCCGCTGCGGTCATCCTGCTGTTCGGCTACTTTCTGCTGCCGATCGGCAAGGAGAGCTCGGCGAACCTGGTCGGCCTGATCGTCGGCGCCGCGCTGCTCATCGCCTTCTGCGCGTGGGAGATCCGGCATTTCGTGCATTCGGACTACCCGATCGCCACGGCGGTCGAGATGCTCGTCGCGATCGCCGCGCTGTACATCGTCGCGTTCGCCACCGCGTACTTCCTGTTCTCCGAGTACGCCGACGGGAGCTTTAACGCACACCTGACCAGGATCGACGCGCTGTACTTCTGCCTCACCGTGTTCACCACCACCGGATTCGGCGACATCGCCGCGGACTCGCAGGCGGCCCGGGTCGCGGTCTCCATCCAGATGGCAAGCACCCTGGTCCTGCTCGGACTGGGTCTGCGGTTCCTCAATGTGCTCGTGACGGCCCGCGCCCGCCGCTGA
- a CDS encoding NAD(P)/FAD-dependent oxidoreductase encodes MSGASDVNAYDVVVIGGGPVGENAAEYAIKGSSRTAAIIEHELVGGECSYWACMPSKGLLGPGAALEAASGLAGARERLTAPAPDRGAVLGWRDTITHGRDDSSQVEWATGAGIDVIRGHGRIVGEREVEVGDRRIVARQAVVVATGSTASVPPIPGLREARPWTSRDATNMVEVPERMVVLGGGVVACEAVTWLLDLGVRELTMVIRGDRLLPKAEPFVGEHVAVGLTRRGVDIRFGAQISAVERPDVADTGYGHIHGGPARVTVDEGAGSAVLEVDEILVAAGRSPATTDLGLEALDIEDSGPLRVDHHMSVPGQPWLYAVGDVNGRVALTHMGKYQGRVAGDVIAARAEGTPLDGSRFTASADRDAIPQVVFTRPEMAAVGRTEAQARDEGIDVVIAEADIAVAGSYLVSPDYAGHAKLVIDRSRDVLVGATFVGAETAELVHSATVAVVGEVTVDRLWHAVPSYPTVSEVWLRLLEQLH; translated from the coding sequence ATGAGCGGAGCATCGGATGTGAACGCGTATGACGTGGTCGTGATCGGCGGGGGACCGGTGGGTGAAAACGCCGCCGAGTACGCGATCAAGGGCAGTTCCCGAACAGCGGCGATCATCGAGCACGAACTCGTCGGCGGCGAATGTTCGTACTGGGCGTGTATGCCGAGCAAGGGACTGCTGGGTCCGGGCGCCGCGCTCGAGGCGGCGTCCGGGTTGGCCGGCGCCCGTGAGCGGTTGACGGCGCCCGCGCCGGACCGCGGCGCCGTGCTGGGCTGGCGCGACACCATCACCCACGGCCGCGACGACAGCTCGCAGGTCGAGTGGGCGACCGGTGCCGGCATCGACGTGATCCGCGGGCACGGGCGGATCGTCGGTGAGCGCGAGGTCGAGGTCGGGGATCGCCGAATCGTCGCGCGACAGGCGGTGGTCGTCGCCACCGGGAGCACCGCGTCGGTGCCACCGATCCCCGGGCTGCGTGAAGCGCGGCCGTGGACGTCGCGGGATGCGACCAACATGGTGGAGGTCCCGGAGCGGATGGTGGTGCTCGGCGGTGGGGTCGTCGCGTGCGAGGCCGTCACGTGGCTGCTCGACCTCGGAGTTCGGGAGCTGACAATGGTGATCCGCGGCGACCGGCTGCTGCCGAAGGCCGAGCCGTTCGTGGGTGAACACGTCGCGGTAGGGCTCACGCGGCGTGGTGTCGACATCCGATTCGGTGCACAGATCTCGGCCGTCGAACGGCCCGACGTCGCGGACACGGGCTACGGGCACATCCACGGTGGTCCGGCTCGTGTCACGGTGGACGAGGGCGCGGGCAGCGCGGTGCTCGAGGTCGACGAGATCCTGGTGGCAGCCGGAAGGTCCCCTGCCACAACCGATCTCGGCCTCGAGGCGTTGGATATCGAGGATTCCGGCCCCCTGCGGGTCGACCACCACATGTCCGTTCCCGGTCAGCCGTGGCTCTATGCGGTCGGCGACGTCAACGGGCGGGTGGCGTTGACGCACATGGGCAAGTACCAGGGCCGGGTCGCGGGGGACGTGATCGCCGCACGAGCCGAGGGGACGCCGCTCGACGGCTCACGGTTCACCGCCTCGGCCGACCGTGACGCGATCCCGCAGGTGGTGTTCACCCGTCCCGAGATGGCGGCGGTCGGCCGGACCGAGGCGCAGGCACGCGACGAGGGTATCGACGTGGTGATCGCGGAAGCCGACATCGCGGTCGCCGGGTCGTACCTCGTATCGCCCGACTACGCCGGTCATGCCAAGCTCGTCATCGATCGGTCGCGCGATGTGCTGGTCGGCGCCACCTTTGTCGGTGCGGAGACTGCCGAACTCGTCCACTCCGCGACGGTCGCGGTGGTCGGCGAGGTGACCGTCGACCGGTTGTGGCATGCGGTGCCGTCGTATCCGACCGTCAGTGAGGTGTGGCTCCGGCTGCTCGAACAACTGCACTGA
- a CDS encoding sterol desaturase family protein produces the protein MSTRAGRRDVTLRSAFGEFVRHPSPWMIAGLLVGAVVARVWIGGWGMADLLVPVVMVAVFPIVEWLIHVMILHWRPRRFGPVTLDTQLARKHREHHNDPRDIPLIFIPWRSLIPVLIAALVVAFVLFRSVERGLTFLVLLGALGLVYEWTHYLIHTDYKPRSPLYRATWRNHRFHHYRNEHYWFTVTTSGTADRLLHTYPDPQSVAKSPTAKNLHALDEAG, from the coding sequence ATGTCGACGCGGGCCGGCCGCCGCGACGTGACGTTGCGATCGGCCTTCGGTGAATTCGTGAGACACCCGTCGCCCTGGATGATCGCCGGCCTGCTGGTCGGCGCTGTGGTTGCCCGGGTCTGGATCGGCGGCTGGGGCATGGCCGACCTGCTGGTGCCGGTTGTGATGGTCGCGGTGTTCCCGATCGTCGAATGGCTGATCCACGTCATGATCCTGCACTGGCGTCCCAGACGGTTCGGACCGGTGACTCTCGACACCCAGCTGGCGCGTAAACACCGTGAGCACCACAATGATCCGCGTGACATCCCGCTGATCTTCATCCCCTGGCGGTCGCTGATCCCGGTGCTGATCGCCGCGCTCGTCGTCGCCTTCGTCCTGTTCCGCAGCGTCGAGCGGGGGCTGACATTCCTCGTGTTGCTCGGTGCTCTCGGGCTCGTCTACGAGTGGACGCACTACCTGATCCACACGGACTACAAGCCGCGCTCGCCTCTGTACCGCGCCACCTGGCGCAACCATCGGTTCCACCATTACCGAAACGAGCACTACTGGTTCACCGTCACCACCTCGGGTACGGCCGACCGCCTGCTGCACACGTACCCCGACCCTCAGTCGGTGGCGAAGTCGCCGACGGCCAAGAATCTGCACGCACTGGACGAGGCCGGGTAA
- a CDS encoding DUF1801 domain-containing protein, which produces MTSDDTGDGQNMTPAQLIDRRIDELGDWRGETLALLRDLIKQAVPDVTEEWKWRGVPVWYHDGMLCTGESYKNYVKVTFAKGASLDDPVGLFNSSLDGNTRRAIDFHEDDEIDEKALLALFRAAAESNSSK; this is translated from the coding sequence ATGACTTCTGACGACACGGGTGACGGCCAGAACATGACTCCCGCACAGTTGATCGATCGCCGAATCGACGAGCTGGGTGATTGGCGAGGTGAGACGCTCGCCCTGCTACGGGACCTCATCAAGCAGGCCGTCCCCGACGTCACCGAGGAATGGAAGTGGCGAGGCGTCCCGGTCTGGTACCACGACGGGATGCTGTGCACCGGCGAGTCGTACAAGAACTACGTGAAGGTGACCTTCGCCAAGGGCGCCTCCCTCGACGATCCGGTCGGGCTCTTCAACTCGAGCCTCGACGGCAACACGCGCCGGGCCATCGACTTCCACGAGGACGACGAGATCGACGAGAAGGCGCTGCTCGCCCTCTTTCGCGCGGCCGCGGAGTCCAACAGTTCGAAGTGA
- a CDS encoding GntR family transcriptional regulator has product MPFEPIAPRSVPEDVYEQIVEGVLSGDLPAGETLPSERELARVLGVSRPAVREALRRVASAGFVTIRQGQGTRVLDPIATGGLDLLPRLLVRNGQLVPGVMRSMVEARALIAPKVAELAARRCGDDTVQSLRACVDRLATGTDPVAQQVVALEFWGGVVDAAESIAFRLMFNSLRAAYEPALPALAAVLEPEVGNVEGYRAVVDAIAGRRPAEAEKAARALLAPATAALLELCETISDDSSAGSDTEG; this is encoded by the coding sequence ATGCCGTTCGAGCCGATCGCGCCCCGCAGCGTGCCCGAAGATGTCTACGAGCAGATCGTGGAGGGCGTGTTGTCGGGGGACCTCCCCGCCGGCGAGACGCTGCCGAGCGAACGGGAACTCGCCCGGGTGCTGGGGGTGTCGCGGCCCGCCGTCCGCGAGGCGCTGCGTCGCGTCGCGAGCGCCGGGTTCGTGACGATCCGGCAGGGGCAGGGCACGCGGGTGCTCGATCCGATCGCCACCGGGGGGCTCGATCTGCTGCCACGACTCCTGGTGCGGAACGGGCAGCTGGTCCCCGGGGTGATGCGGTCGATGGTCGAGGCACGCGCATTGATCGCGCCGAAGGTGGCCGAGCTCGCCGCTCGCCGGTGCGGCGACGACACCGTGCAATCCCTTCGGGCCTGTGTCGACCGGCTCGCAACCGGCACCGACCCGGTCGCGCAGCAGGTTGTCGCGCTGGAGTTCTGGGGTGGGGTGGTCGACGCGGCGGAGTCGATTGCGTTCCGGTTGATGTTCAACTCGCTGCGAGCCGCCTACGAGCCCGCGTTGCCTGCGCTCGCCGCGGTGCTCGAACCCGAGGTCGGCAATGTCGAGGGCTATCGCGCCGTTGTCGACGCGATCGCCGGGCGCCGGCCGGCGGAGGCGGAGAAGGCGGCCCGTGCGCTGCTCGCGCCGGCTACCGCGGCGCTCCTCGAACTATGCGAGACGATCTCGGACGACTCGTCGGCCGGATCGGACACGGAGGGATGA
- a CDS encoding cytochrome c oxidase assembly protein encodes MHDGMMPDFWTSWTATPIVWVLLAVATLAYAVGAIRVGHWPVSRSASWVLAMALFVVSLNSGVASFAHHLFWMHMVVHLLMITVIPLFLVLAQPIRLCSLALGARGGTAVERAMTSSAIRFITAPMFTVPLYTAVLVLTHLTGFQQQMSEHMWIHQSELVLYLVSGYLLLLPLVGDELTGHDYSYAARFVTLLVAMGADTFVGVILMLTSYEIAPAFSASRAGWGAESILNPSAMADQSAAGAIMWWAGDGLMMCLLVFLAWEWIRAEGLGRGRQDSAARHLGKVRPSFLESARRDALGTDSVDVDDDEAALAAYNARLAAMHGKPPTEP; translated from the coding sequence ATGCACGACGGAATGATGCCCGATTTCTGGACATCCTGGACTGCGACGCCGATCGTCTGGGTGCTGCTGGCCGTCGCGACCCTGGCCTATGCCGTCGGCGCGATCCGGGTCGGCCACTGGCCGGTGTCCCGCTCCGCCTCCTGGGTGCTGGCGATGGCACTGTTCGTCGTCTCACTCAATTCTGGCGTGGCCTCGTTTGCCCACCATCTGTTCTGGATGCACATGGTGGTGCACCTGCTGATGATCACCGTGATCCCGCTGTTCCTCGTACTCGCGCAACCCATCAGGTTGTGCTCGCTGGCTCTCGGTGCCCGCGGCGGGACGGCGGTGGAACGGGCCATGACGAGCTCCGCGATCCGGTTCATCACCGCACCGATGTTCACGGTGCCGCTGTACACCGCAGTTCTGGTGTTGACACATCTGACCGGTTTTCAGCAGCAGATGAGCGAGCACATGTGGATTCATCAGAGCGAACTCGTGCTCTACCTGGTCAGCGGGTATCTCTTGCTGTTGCCCCTGGTCGGCGACGAACTGACCGGACACGACTACAGCTACGCCGCACGGTTCGTGACTCTGCTGGTGGCCATGGGCGCCGACACCTTCGTCGGTGTGATCTTGATGCTCACCAGCTACGAGATAGCGCCGGCTTTCTCGGCCTCGCGGGCCGGATGGGGTGCGGAATCGATCCTCAACCCGTCGGCGATGGCCGACCAGAGCGCGGCCGGTGCCATCATGTGGTGGGCGGGCGACGGGCTGATGATGTGCCTGCTGGTGTTTCTTGCGTGGGAATGGATCCGGGCCGAGGGACTCGGGCGTGGACGTCAGGACTCTGCGGCACGACATCTCGGCAAGGTCCGTCCGTCGTTCCTCGAGTCGGCACGGCGTGATGCGCTGGGCACCGATTCGGTCGACGTCGACGACGACGAGGCCGCGCTGGCGGCATACAACGCGCGGTTGGCCGCGATGCACGGGAAACCGCCCACCGAACCCTGA
- a CDS encoding pirin-like bicupin family protein: MDFRVIPAGDRAVTTTEWLTSRHAFSFGDHYDPSNTHFGVLLVNNDEIVAPGEGFVTHPHRESEIVTWVTSGSLVHQDSEGHSGIVYPGLAQRMSAGTGIEHSERNDRWAPRAEAGVTPVRYVQMWVMPDELGLAPSYDQREVDDELAPGRLVPIASGDPARDSAIRIANRSATLYAARFVSGSTVDLPAARHTHVYVTRGTLDLAGTRLDEGDSVRAGDLGGEPLTAHTDAEVLVWSMDRDLRDLMS, translated from the coding sequence ATGGACTTTCGCGTGATTCCGGCCGGAGACCGTGCGGTAACGACGACCGAGTGGCTTACGTCCCGCCATGCCTTCTCCTTTGGCGATCACTACGATCCATCCAACACCCATTTCGGTGTTCTGTTGGTGAATAACGATGAAATCGTCGCGCCGGGTGAAGGGTTCGTTACACACCCGCACCGCGAGTCCGAAATCGTCACGTGGGTCACGTCCGGCTCACTGGTGCACCAGGATTCCGAGGGCCACTCCGGAATCGTCTATCCCGGACTGGCACAACGGATGAGCGCAGGCACCGGCATCGAGCACTCGGAACGCAACGACCGTTGGGCACCCCGCGCAGAGGCCGGCGTGACACCCGTGCGATACGTGCAGATGTGGGTGATGCCCGACGAGCTCGGGCTGGCTCCGTCCTACGATCAGCGCGAGGTCGACGACGAGCTCGCGCCGGGCCGACTGGTCCCGATCGCATCGGGCGATCCGGCCCGTGATTCTGCCATCCGCATCGCCAACCGGTCGGCCACGCTGTACGCCGCCCGTTTCGTCTCCGGGTCGACGGTCGATCTGCCTGCCGCCCGCCACACGCACGTGTACGTCACCCGCGGCACCCTCGACCTCGCAGGCACCCGCCTCGACGAAGGGGACTCGGTCCGCGCCGGCGACCTCGGCGGCGAGCCGCTGACGGCACACACCGATGCCGAAGTCCTCGTCTGGTCCATGGATCGTGACCTGCGAGACCTCATGTCCTGA
- a CDS encoding M13 family metallopeptidase, translating into MTASQTDTTPVSGIDLSWVDADVRVQDDLFTHVNGQWLESHVIPDDRSVDGAFHVLRDRAEENVRDIITACAGSDPDSGTDAQKIGDLYASFMDTAHIDALGIGPIRGELDKIEAISSLSELSTRIGRLQRHGVGGLFGFYVDTDAKQSDRYLVHVVQSGLGLPDESYYREDKHAETREAYVAHVGRMFALAGFDDAQDRARAVLDLETALATHHWDVVRRRDADLTYNLMTLADFAGAAGDFDVDSWLGGLGKTGDATFAEVVVGQPSFVTGTAELIATRPLEEWKTWLTWRLLRSAAGYLSSEFVDENFDFYGRTLTGAESIRDRWKRGVGFVEDAMGFAVGKLYVDKHFGPEAKARMDELIDNLVAAYRRNISDLEWMTPATREKALVKLGKFTPKIGYPAHWRDYGTLTVDRGDLIGNVARASSFEQDREFAKIGRPVDHDEWFMTPQTVNAYYNPGMNEIVFPAAILQPPFFDPDADDAANYGGIGAVIGHEIGHGFDDQGAKYDGDGNLVDWWTDDDRTEFSARTRKLIDQYSEFTPDGLDEKYKVNGEFTIGENIGDLGGLSIALVAYRLATQNTTPPVIDGLSGVQRVFYSWAQIWRTKTRDAEAIRRLSIDPHSPPEFRCNGVIRNIDAFYDAFDVSAGDKLYLDEADRVRIW; encoded by the coding sequence GTGACCGCTTCACAGACTGACACCACGCCCGTTTCCGGAATCGATCTCAGCTGGGTCGACGCCGATGTCCGCGTGCAAGACGACCTGTTCACCCACGTCAACGGCCAGTGGCTGGAGAGCCACGTGATCCCCGACGACCGCTCGGTGGACGGAGCGTTCCACGTGCTTCGTGATCGCGCCGAGGAGAACGTGCGCGACATCATCACCGCATGTGCCGGGTCGGACCCGGACAGCGGCACCGACGCCCAGAAGATCGGTGACCTCTACGCGTCGTTCATGGACACCGCGCACATCGACGCCCTCGGGATCGGCCCGATCCGCGGAGAGCTCGACAAGATCGAGGCCATCAGCTCGCTGAGCGAACTGAGCACCCGCATCGGCCGTCTGCAGCGGCACGGTGTCGGCGGCCTCTTCGGCTTCTATGTCGACACCGACGCCAAGCAGTCCGACCGCTATCTCGTACACGTCGTCCAGTCCGGCCTCGGTCTTCCCGACGAGTCGTACTACCGCGAGGACAAGCACGCCGAAACCCGCGAGGCCTACGTGGCGCACGTCGGCCGGATGTTCGCGCTCGCCGGTTTCGACGACGCGCAGGACCGGGCCCGGGCGGTCCTCGACCTCGAGACCGCACTGGCCACCCATCACTGGGATGTGGTGCGCCGCCGCGACGCCGACCTCACCTACAACCTGATGACCCTCGCCGATTTTGCCGGCGCAGCAGGCGATTTCGATGTCGACTCATGGCTGGGCGGTCTCGGGAAGACCGGCGACGCGACCTTCGCCGAGGTCGTCGTCGGACAGCCGAGCTTCGTCACCGGTACCGCGGAACTCATCGCGACACGTCCCCTCGAGGAGTGGAAGACCTGGCTGACCTGGCGATTGCTGCGCTCGGCCGCGGGGTACCTGTCGTCGGAGTTCGTCGACGAGAACTTCGACTTCTACGGCCGTACCCTCACCGGCGCCGAGTCGATCCGCGACCGCTGGAAGCGCGGCGTCGGCTTCGTCGAGGACGCGATGGGATTCGCCGTCGGAAAGCTCTACGTCGACAAGCATTTCGGCCCCGAGGCAAAGGCCCGGATGGACGAGCTGATCGACAACCTGGTGGCCGCCTACCGTCGCAACATCTCCGACCTGGAATGGATGACGCCGGCCACGCGGGAAAAGGCACTTGTCAAGCTGGGCAAGTTCACCCCCAAGATCGGTTACCCCGCCCACTGGCGCGACTACGGGACGCTCACCGTCGACCGCGGCGACCTGATCGGAAATGTCGCCCGCGCTTCGTCATTCGAGCAGGATCGGGAGTTCGCCAAGATCGGCCGCCCGGTCGACCACGACGAATGGTTCATGACGCCGCAGACGGTCAACGCCTACTACAACCCCGGGATGAACGAGATCGTGTTCCCCGCGGCGATCCTGCAGCCGCCCTTCTTCGACCCCGACGCCGACGACGCGGCCAACTACGGCGGGATCGGGGCGGTCATCGGTCACGAGATCGGCCACGGGTTCGACGACCAGGGCGCGAAATACGACGGTGACGGAAACCTCGTCGACTGGTGGACTGACGACGATCGAACCGAGTTCTCGGCGCGCACACGCAAACTCATCGATCAGTACAGCGAGTTCACGCCGGACGGACTCGACGAGAAGTACAAGGTCAACGGCGAGTTCACCATCGGTGAGAACATCGGCGACCTCGGCGGTCTGTCGATCGCGCTGGTCGCCTACCGGCTGGCCACGCAGAACACCACGCCTCCCGTGATCGACGGACTGTCGGGAGTCCAGCGAGTCTTCTACAGTTGGGCGCAGATCTGGCGGACCAAGACCCGCGATGCCGAGGCGATCCGGCGGCTGTCCATCGACCCGCACTCCCCGCCCGAGTTCCGGTGCAACGGCGTGATCCGCAACATCGACGCCTTCTACGATGCCTTCGACGTCTCGGCCGGGGACAAGCTCTATCTCGACGAGGCGGATCGCGTGCGGATCTGGTGA
- a CDS encoding NTF2-like N-terminal transpeptidase domain-containing protein, with amino-acid sequence MKIWAKRAPKMACAAATCSVAVVVLSACGIGGDDDSGAAGAARHFAAAMERQDAGGAAGFTTAPGQAGEALTQTLQAMNAEHVDVDVVKPVEYSDGTASFSLKTTWRWAKDRSFETTSSGTARHLSTGWKLTWEPSIIYPGLPYGGQLREIRTDATPAPTVRSKSGKTFMYLQPVNEIILDPNRTKDVNQSARALARTLAPIAPLVTTQVISQKLAESQGKPIKAVTLRDPDMEVMTSNPDTVPGVSVRKAGMLVMADRRLSSPLEPGITNYWQAIRDATAGWQVQMVGPGIKPRKLAGEQGPPGPSVDTTIDQNLQLTLGDAAVEVGQPATIMALDAGSGAILGMAQNSYAVERGINANSTHPVGSTLNPVLGEVDRTATATQQSTDAIMDRLGLGVQFTVPGASAPTADQPGVTTVDFRPGDLNASMMNMGALGVALARSSMGQMSSVPPFVIKGAPTSVVGGKLGELDAATTAPILQAMAVTAKTGDASDLTGAPGLRALVGTNGPQGPGWFLGLQGGKVIVIYCEGDKSGTAALQVAQKYFRIK; translated from the coding sequence ATGAAGATCTGGGCGAAGCGTGCGCCGAAGATGGCCTGCGCAGCGGCAACCTGCAGCGTCGCCGTCGTCGTGCTCAGCGCATGTGGAATCGGCGGCGACGACGACAGCGGTGCAGCGGGCGCTGCGCGGCATTTCGCGGCTGCGATGGAGCGGCAGGACGCCGGCGGCGCCGCCGGATTCACCACTGCGCCGGGACAGGCCGGAGAGGCACTGACCCAGACGCTGCAGGCGATGAACGCCGAACACGTCGACGTCGACGTGGTGAAACCCGTGGAGTACAGCGACGGGACGGCGTCGTTCTCGCTGAAGACGACATGGCGATGGGCCAAGGACCGGAGCTTCGAGACGACCAGTTCGGGGACCGCTCGGCACCTGTCGACCGGATGGAAGCTCACCTGGGAACCGTCGATCATCTATCCCGGGCTGCCCTACGGTGGTCAGCTGCGTGAGATCCGCACCGACGCCACCCCGGCGCCGACGGTGCGCAGCAAGTCGGGCAAGACCTTCATGTACCTGCAGCCCGTGAACGAGATCATCCTGGACCCGAACCGGACCAAGGACGTCAACCAGTCCGCGCGGGCGCTCGCCAGGACACTCGCACCCATCGCCCCGCTGGTGACGACGCAGGTGATCTCGCAGAAGCTCGCCGAGTCGCAGGGCAAGCCGATCAAGGCGGTCACCCTGCGCGATCCGGACATGGAGGTCATGACGTCCAACCCGGACACCGTTCCGGGGGTGAGCGTGCGCAAGGCCGGCATGCTGGTGATGGCCGACAGACGTTTGTCGTCGCCCCTGGAGCCCGGCATCACCAACTACTGGCAGGCCATCCGTGACGCCACGGCCGGGTGGCAGGTCCAGATGGTCGGCCCCGGTATCAAGCCCCGCAAACTGGCGGGTGAACAGGGACCCCCCGGGCCGAGCGTGGACACCACCATCGACCAGAACCTGCAGCTCACCCTGGGTGATGCGGCGGTCGAGGTCGGCCAGCCAGCCACCATCATGGCCCTCGACGCCGGCAGCGGCGCGATCCTGGGCATGGCGCAGAACAGCTACGCCGTCGAACGTGGCATCAACGCCAATTCCACCCACCCCGTCGGGAGCACGCTGAACCCGGTGCTGGGCGAGGTCGATCGGACGGCCACGGCCACTCAGCAGTCCACGGACGCGATCATGGATCGGCTCGGCCTCGGTGTGCAGTTCACCGTCCCGGGTGCCAGCGCACCGACGGCCGATCAGCCGGGTGTCACGACCGTGGACTTCCGGCCCGGCGACCTGAACGCCTCGATGATGAACATGGGTGCCCTGGGTGTCGCGCTGGCACGCAGTTCGATGGGTCAGATGAGCTCGGTGCCGCCGTTCGTGATCAAGGGCGCGCCGACCAGCGTGGTGGGCGGGAAACTCGGCGAACTCGACGCCGCGACGACGGCTCCGATCCTGCAGGCGATGGCCGTGACCGCCAAGACCGGTGACGCCAGTGACCTGACCGGAGCGCCGGGACTGCGGGCACTCGTGGGCACCA